DNA sequence from the Streptomyces sp. CA-210063 genome:
CCGCCCCCTTGCGGGAGCGGCGCTTCCAAGGAGGGGTCGAGCCAGTCACGGCCGACCCTGCCTCAGTCGCAGTCGCGGCAGATCGGCTGACCGTTCTTCTCGCGGGCCAGCTGGCTGCGGTGGTGCACCAGGAAGCAGCTCATGCAGGTGAACTCGTCCTGCTGCTTGGGCAGGACCCGGACGGCCAGCTCCTCGTTCGAGAGGTCGGCCCCGGGCAGTTCCAGGCCTTCTGCGGCCTCGAACTCGTCGACGTCCACGGCGGAGGTCGACTTGTCGTTCCGGCGAGCCTTGAGTTCTTCCAAGCTGTCCGAGTCGACGTCGTCGTCGGTCTTGCGTGGGGTGTCGTAATCCGTTGCCATGTCGCGCTCTCCCCCTCTGGGTGTCTGCGGTGTCTCCAGCGCACGTAACGCGTGAGAGGCCGGACTTGTGCCCGACCTGAGGCGGAGATTTTGCCTCACATCAAGGTCTGTTACTCAATCGACACCCAACCGGACTCCTCAAGAGTGATCGGCTTGGATGGCGAACGGGACCGTACACGGTCCTGAGGCTGCATATCAAAGGCGCTTCAGCATCTACTTCCCGTGATCTCAACCCCCGAAAACCCGGATTTTCCCGGCTTTCCGACGGCAACATGATCACGCTCAGTAGATGGCTGGAAAATCGCCCATGTGATCGATCACACATTGGTCG
Encoded proteins:
- a CDS encoding DUF4193 domain-containing protein — translated: MATDYDTPRKTDDDVDSDSLEELKARRNDKSTSAVDVDEFEAAEGLELPGADLSNEELAVRVLPKQQDEFTCMSCFLVHHRSQLAREKNGQPICRDCD